From the genome of Hymenobacter gelipurpurascens:
GAACACGGCCACCCGATCTGGCAGGCACATAAAAAACACCGACGACACCACCGAAACGCCCGGCTTGGTCTTGATGAACTGTAGCGCCGGCCGGATGGTGTGCTGAGTAGTGTGCACCGCTCCCGAAACCATGCCATCGGCGTGGCCCTGGTACACCATCATGCTCCCGAAATACGATACATCGCGCATCAGGTCGCGGGCCATGTCTTCGTTCACGCCCTTGGATTTGCGCAGCTCATAAAAGGTCTGCACGTAGGCCGGGTAATACTCTGAGTGCACCGGATCAATCACGCGCAAATGATCCGGTGGGAGCTGGATGCCCAGCCGTTTCGCCGAGGCCGCCACCTCTTGTGGGTTGCCCAGAATGGTGAGGTCCACAATGTTCTGGTGCAGCAGCAGCGCGGCGGCCCGCAGAATACGATCGTCGTTTCCTTCGGGCAGCACAATGTGCTGGCGCTTCCGCTTGGCCCACTGCAGCAGCCGGTACTGAAACATGTGCGGCGTGATACCCTCCGGCTGGTAGCTCACCAGGCGCTCATTCAGGGCCTTTACATCCACATACCGCTCAAACGTCTGGATGCCCAGTTGAATCTTCTGCGGATTATCGAGGCTGATGCGCGACTTGATGGCCCCCACTTTGGTAGTGGTTTCGAAGGTTCCCGTGGGCACGGCCAGAATGGGCACCACGGCCGGCAGGCCTTCAATCAGGCGCAGGATGGGGGCTTCCGGCTCCGAGCCCGCCGTGAGCACAATGCCGGCCACTCGGGGGTAGCTGGCCGAGGAATTGGCCTGCAGCGCGCAGATGATAATGTCGCCCCGGTCGCCAGGCGTCACAATCAGTACGTTATCCTTCAGGTAGTTGAGAAAGTTGGGCACTTGCATGGCCCCAATCACATAGTTATCCACTTGGTTAGCCAGTTCTTTCTCACCAAATAGCAGCTTCCCGCCTAGCGCCTGCTGAATTTCGCGCATGGTTGGATGTAGGAGATTGATGTCTTCCGGAATCACGGCCAGCAGGATTTCCTTGGGCAACTGGCCTAGCAGTAACAGGCGCACATCATGGGCTTGCTCCAGCTTTATCTTGTTGGCTACGGCCATCAGCACGGTCACTTCCCGGGCTTCAAACCCCCGGATAACCGTTAGCATCTCACTGATAATCTGTGCTGTTCCTTTGCCTTCCCCTGAAACCACCACGATAACCGGCACACCCAGATTTTTGGCAATCGATACATTCGCATCGAACTCAAAGGCGGTGCCGGCCCCCACGTAGTCGCTGCCCTCCACCACCGTGAAATCGTAGTGCTCTTCCAGCTGCTTGTACTTATGAATCACGGTATCAATCAGCTCGCCCTGGGCTTCCGACTCCAGCAGGCGCAGTGCTTCCGGCCGGGTATAGGCATAGGTATCCTCGTAGGCCAGCGGCAGCTTGAAGTAGTTGATGATGGTCTCGATATGAGCGTCCCGCTTTTCGTGGGGGTGAGCCTCAATGATAGGTTTGAAGAAGCCAATCTTTCGGGTTTGCCCAAGCAGCATATTCACAAGCCCCAGCGCAATAATGGATTTGCCGCTGTAAGGCTCGGCGGAAGCAATGAAGATGGTTTTTGTCATAAACGGGGCAGAAAGCGTGGTGAGTAACGCCTGAGATGTTCACTAGCTAACCAGTGCAGCCTCTAAGCGGTTAAGTCGGGTTTGCTTACGCACCGAAGTATTCCCGGGATGTGCGGCAGAAGCAGTCGGCTACCACAGTACCAGCGCCGGTTTACGAAGCGAGTGCGTTGGGTTCGTGGTACAACTGTGTAGCTGTGCAGTTGTTAGTCAGCAGCAGCACGCGCCGGATGTCAGACGCTCAGCTTTTTTAAAGCCGGTTGAATCTCTCGGCCAGAGTGGCCTAGGCAGCTAGCCGCTTCGTTTGCAATCGGGCACAAAATCCTGATTACGAATAAGAATACCCATGAACTACCAGTATAAAATGTTATTTTATGGTAGGCATGCGTGATTCTTAATCCAGCTGTTGCACTTAGGGTCTGATGGACGGCTAACTGCTGCCAGGTACTTGTGGATAAGGCTTTTGTGATGACTGATCAACTTTCACCTCCTTCGTTTGCAGAGCGCCACGCGGCGGAAATTGCGGAGTTGCTGACTGAACTCGTCCGTCTACGCCAGGAAATGGTAGAGGTAGCTACTCAGGGCGCCGGCCGAATAGCCAAGGTTGACACTACTTTTCAGGCCAGCGCCCACAACCTGCTCCATTACCTGGCCCTGCGGCGCCACGATCTACGCCCCCTGCAGCAGCGCCTGGCGGCGCTAGGCCTGTCGTCGTTGGGCCGGGCCGAGTCGCATGCGCTGGCCAGCGTTGATGCCGTGCTGGCTGTCTTGCATGAGCTGGTTTACCCAGGCACTCCCGTTGCGGTACCTCCCTGTGAAACGGCGCCCACTTTTGTCAGCGGTGTGCACCTGCTAGGCCAGCACAGCGAGACGGCGCTAGGCCCCACTCCTGCCGGCCGCGATGTGCGCATCATGGTGACGCTACCCAGCGAGGCCGCCACCGACTACCCGCTGGTGCGAGAGCTGCTGCGCCAAGGCATGGACTGCGTCCGCATCAACTGCGCCCACGACGACACAAGTGCTTGGCAGCAAATGATTCAGCACCTACGCCAGGCGGAGCAGGAACTTGGTAAAACCTGCAAAATCAGTATGGATCTGGCAGGAGCCAAACTTCGCACAGCCGACCTTCCCCTGGGGCCCGCAGTGCTAAGAATCAGCCCGGAGCGCGACGATTTTGGAGGTGTGCTGGCCCCGGCCAGGCTTTGGCTAACTTCTCAGGAGCACTCGGCCGCAGCTCCGGCTGCGGCAGCTACTACTCTCGCCTTCCCGGCCAAATGGCTACAAACGCTGCACCCCGGCGACGCCCTCCGCTTCAGAGATATGCGCGGCAGTAAGCGAAAAATGCGGGTGCACAATACCAGTGAGCAGGGCTGCTGGGTTGAACTCCGCAAAACCACGTATCTAGCTCCAGATATGCAGTTTCTGGGTCCGAAAATGAGCGCTACGCTCGAGCAGTTGCCTCGCCACGACTCGCTACTGCTGCTACACCCCAACGACGTGCTGCATCTAACGCGCAGACCGCTTCCCGTGGCCCCTCCCAGCGTCCCGGTAGCCACCTCTGTACCGTCCCTTGTCATTGGCTGCACCATGCCGGAAGTGCTCGACCAGGTAAAACCCGGCGAGCGGATCTGGTTTGATGATGGGAAAATTGGGGGCGTAGTGGAACAGGTAACGCCCGACGCGCTGCAGATACGCATTACGCAAGCTCGGGCCAAAGGCGGGAAGCTCCGCAACGACAGGGGCATAAATCTGCCCGACACCCAACTGTCCATACCTTCTCTAACAGCAAAGGATCTGGAGGACCTGCCGTTTGTGGTGCAGCACGCCGACATGGTAGGCCTCTCCTTTGTCAATAGCGCGCAGGATGTGGAGCAATTGCAGCAGCACCTGTTGGGACTGTCGGCACGGCCGCTGCCTATCATTCTCAAAATAGAAACGCAACGGGGCTTCGAGCAGCTTCCAGCCCTACTGCTCAGCGCCATGCAGGCCAGCAGCTGCGGCGTAATGATTGCCCGAGGCGACCTTGCCGTGGAATGCGGCTTCGAGCGGCTGGCCGAAGTTCAGGAAGAAATGCTGTGGCTTTGCGAAGCCGCCCATGTACCGGTAGTATGGGCCACGCAGGTACTGGAAAGCCTGGCCAGTGGCGGCCTGCCTTCCCGCGCCGAAGTAACCGACGCCGCCATGAGCGACCGGGCGGAGTGCGTGATGCTCAACAAGGGGCCGCAGGTGGTGCAGGCCGTACAGACCCTCGACGGTATTTTGCGCCGCATGCAGGCCCACCAGCGAAAGAAAAGCGCCATGCTCCGGAGCCTGCACGTGGCGCATATGCTCCCCGAGTTAGAGGTGGGCCGGCCGTAGACAGAAAAGCATAGCGCTGAGCTGATTATTACTGGCCTACAAGTCAACTTTAAAAAAGCTCATTATCACGCACTTGCGGCAGTATTTACGAGGGCACTTGGTCAGTAGGCCAGGTAAGCAGATCGGCTCAGCGGCTCTCCTGCCACCGCTTAGGCAAAGCAGCCGCCACCCAATGTGGGCACTACCCCTCTGGTTGTTCGCTTAAATACTGTTTGATTACAGGCAGGAATAAAGGCGTAGCGGCCTCTATATACTCTCGCTCAGCAGGGGTCCAATGGCGCGGGTGACTAAACACGCACGGCTGCAGAATGCCCCACAACTGGCCCTGCTCGGTGATGTGGGCATGTACCAGGGCGCGGTGCCCAAATGTGCGCCGCTCAAACTCCTGGTTGAGCACCTCAGGGCCCGCTTCGGTTACGTCATCAATAAACACCGACGGTTCAGTGGCGAGAGCCGCCCGAAATAAGGGGTCTTGCTGCGGGAGCTGCCTGGTATCGTCCTGCCAATCGTGGCGCGGGTCGGGTACGGCCTCGTCCAGCCGCCAGACCAAGGCAATGCGCCCCCGGCCCCGCGTAGGGTCACGCACATACAGAAAGCACCGGTCAACGCGCAGTTCCAAACCCATCAGGTCCAGGGCACGCTGCAAGGCATCAGCTGCGGGGCTTGGGGTGGCCAGCACAGCCTTCAATTCGGCAATGGATGGAGTAGTCATGGAGCTTGGCTAAAGAATAAACCAGAGTCTTCGTGGCGACGCGGCTACGGACCGGTGCCAATCCAGTCTACTCAAACAACCCAACCAGGGTTAGACGCCGCCCTGTTTTCTCTAGGCCTATTGATGTAGGCAAAGCCCACTGTTATCAAATAAACGGCTCCAATTTATTTCAAGGAGTAGATTCTCAAAATACTATCAGCCTTGAAAAACCCGGAAACCAGCCTTTAACAGCGCCCTCAATCTTAGGGTCTACCTCTCTCCAAGCTCTAATACAAGGTGCCTGTTACCACCGGCCGGCTTGCAGCTATACTAGCTCACAACCAGTAACCTGTAAGTGTAAAGCATAAAAAAAGGCGGTCCACAAGACCGCCCCTTTTCCACAACCAAAACACCTAAAAAACTATTCTTTCGTTTTTGGTCTTGCAACTATCAGGCCAAAGCTTGGCAACTCACAGTTCATCAACCACTAACCAGAATAATTTTAAGTGTCTACACGAATAAGAGGCGCTACACCCCCGATAAGGTTGCATCAGTTAATAAAAACTTTTGCAAATGTTTCATCAAGAGCACACTCCCCATATTCGTCCTCTAGTTACCAATATTTGCGCAGTATGTTTTGCAAATACATAGTATTATCTGAATTGCTTGATTAAAGACAGCTTGTCCAAAGGCTTGTATTGACAGGGAGGGCCTGTTGAAAGACTTTTCGGAGGGCAATACTTTATGGTTGTATTTTGCGGAGTTTTTGACTCACTAGGCCACTTGCCCTCCTCGCTATCTGCTTATGGAAACTCCCGACCCCAACTTCATGCGCGAAGCCATTCGCCTTTCAATTGATAAAATGCAGGCCGGTTTTGGTGGTCCGTTTGGTGCCGTGATTGTGAAAAATGGCGAAATCATTGCCCGCGGCTTCAACCAGGTAACCAGCACCAACGACCCTACGTGCCACGCCGAGGTAGATGCCATCCGGAAAGCCTGCGCCACTCTTGGCACCTTTCAGCTCGACGATTGCGACCTGTACACTTCCTGCGAGCCATGCCCGATGTGCCTGGGAGCCATCTACTGGGCCCGGCCGCGCCGCGTGTTTTATGGCAACACCAAGCAGGATGCCGCCGCCATTGGCTTCGATGACCAGTTCATTTATGAGGAATTAGAAAAGCCCCTGCCCAACCGCCAGATTCCGATGACGGAACTGCTGCGCGACGAGGCGCTGGCTGGCTTCCGAGCCTGGGAGGTGAAAGAAGGCCGCACAGATTATTAAGCGCTAGGCCACTCTTCGGCAACAAAAAAGCCCCGTACCAGATGGTACGGGGCTTTTTTGTTGCCGAAGAGTGGCCTAGCGGATGGGTCCTTTCATGCCCATCATGCGGGCCATCTGCTGCATACCGCCTTTGGTCTGGCTCATCTTGTTCATGGTGCGCATCACTTTGCGCATGTCCTCGAACTGCTTCATCAGGTTGTTTACCTGCTGAATATCCGTGCCGGAACCTTTGGCGAGACGGCGGCGGCGCGAGCCGTTCAGCAGCTCGGGCTGAGCGCGCTCCTTGGGCGTCATGCTCTTGATAATAGACTCAATCGGCTTGAAGGCGTCATCATCGATTTCTACGTCCTTCATGGCTTTACCCATGCCCGGAATCATACCTACCAGATCCTTCAGGTTGCCCATCTTCTTGATCTGCTCCAACTGGGAGAGGAAGTCGTCGAAGTTGAACTGGTTCTTGCGAATCTTCTGGTTGATGCGCTTGGCTTCTTCCTCATCGAACTGCTGCTGAGCACGTTCCACGAGCGAAATAACGTCGCCCATTCCCAGGATACGCTGGGCCATCCGGTCTGGATAGAACATATCCAGCGCCTCCATTTTCTCCCCCGTCGAGATGAATTTGATGGGTTTCTCCACCACTGCCCGAATCGAGAGGGCCGCACCACCGCGCGAGTCACCGTCGAGCTTAGTGAGCACCACGCCGTCGAAGTTAAGGCGGTCGTTGAAGGTTTTGGCGGTGTTTACGGCGTCCTGGCCCGTCATGGAGTCTACCACGAACAGGGTTTCCGACGGGTTGATGGCCCGCTTCACGGCCTCAATCTCATTCATCATCTGCTCATCGACGGCCAAGCGGCCGGCGGTGTCGATGATTACGACCTTCTTATTGTTTTTGCGAGCGTACTCGATGGCGTTCTGCGAAATCTGAACCGGATTTTTGTTTTCCGGCTCCGAGTACACTTCTACGCCCACTTGCTCGCCCAATACCTTCAGCTGATCAATAGCGGCCGGACGGTACACGTCGCAGGCCACCAGGAGAACTGCGCGGTTTTGCTTTTTGAGGTAGGCGGCCAGCTTACCGGCGAAGGTAGTTTTACCCGAGCCCTGAAGACCCGACAGCAGTATTACGGCTGGCTCACCCTTGATGACGATGTCCTGCTTTTCGCCGCCCATGAGCTCGGTGAGCTCATCGTACACGATTTTCGTCATCAGCTGGCCCGGCGACACGCTGATCAGCACGTCGCGGCCCATGGCCTCTTCCTTAATCTTATCGGTTACTTCCTTGGCTACCTTGTAGTTAACGTCGGCATCGACAAGAGCCCGGCGAATTTCCTTTACGGTCGTCGCTACGTTGATTTCGGTGATGCTGCCCTGGCCCTTGAGGGTTTTGAAGGCGCGGTCGAGCTTGGTACTGAGACTATCGAACATTGGAGTCGCTGATTTGCGCTGTTTTTCTCTGTTATATGGCTGATTGCTGCCTGTAAACCCTGTTGAGCGCAAGGCTCGCCAGGATGCCAGGAATACTGCATGCTCTTGGGAAGCAAGCAGGCAAGAACTACGTTCAGCCTCCAAAAGTAACCAGAAAACCCCGGAATGGCTATAGCTGTGTACCTTCGCCGTCCGTATCCGCTTTCACCAGTGTCCGTGCCCGACCGTCCGCTTCGTCTGCTTGTTATTACCTATTACTGGCCGCCTTCAGGAGGTGCTGGCGTGCAGCGCAGCCTCAAGTTTGTGAAGCACCTGCCGCAGTTTGGCGTAGAGCCCACAGTAATTACCGTGGACCCGGCCCAGGGCGCTTACCCGGTGCTGGACGACTCCCTGGCGGCCGACGTGCCAGCTGGTGTGCGCGTCATCAGAACCAATACGTTTGAGCCCTTCGACAGCTATAAAAAACTGACGGGCAAGCAGGTGCCCTACGGCGGCTTCGTGGGTGAAAGCAAGACCAGCTTTGTACAACGGCTGTTCAAATTCGTGCGCGGCAATGTGTTCATACCGGATGCGCGCCGCGGCTGGAACGCCTACGTGCTGCGCGCCGTGGCCAACCTGATAGCCCAGGGCGAGCAATTTGATGCTGTACTCACTAGCTCGCCGCCCCACTCTACCCAGCTGATAGGCCTAGAGCTCAAGCGCCGCTATGGCCTGCGCTGGCTGGCCGATATGCGCGACCCTTGGACAGATATTTATTACTACAAAGAGCTGAACCACACGCCGCCTGCCCGCTGGCTCGATGCGCAGTACGAGCGCCAAGTGCTGGAGCAGGCCGATGCCGTACTGGTCACGAGTCCCAATACCAAACGACTTTTCCTGGGCAAGTCGCCAAAGCTCGTGGCCGATAAGATTCAGGTGCTGCCCAATGGCTACGATGAAGCTGATTTCCAGTGGCCTAGCCAGCCCCCGACGGATGCGCTGCTCATCACCCACACCGGCACTATCTCCGAAACCTACCATATTGAGCAGCTGCTGGCGGCCTGCGCCGAATGCACCCGCCGCCACCCAGATGTGCCGCTGCGACTGCGCTTCGTGGGGAAAGTATCGGGTGGCCTACAGGAACAGATTGCGCAAGCGGGCCTGCTAGAGCGCACGGAGTTTGTGGCGTTCGTGCCGCACGATGAATCGGTGCGGTACCTGTTGCAGTCCACGGTGCTGCTAATGGCCATTCCGGATGTGGCGAACAACTTCGGCATCTTGCCGGGCAAGGTGTTCGAATATCTCGCTGCTAATAAGCCTATTCTATGCGTTGGCCCCATTGGCTCCGATGCTGACACCTTGCTGGAAGAATGCGGCGCCGGCCACGTCCTGCCCTATGATGGCTATGCCAACATGCTGGCCCATCTGGAAACACTCGTAGGCCAGTGGCGCATCAACCCTAATCTAGATTTGCCCGCGCTCAACCACGCCCGATATTCTCGCCGCGCCCTCACGGAGCAGTTGGCTGGGTTGCTGGAAAAATAGCAATTTACTTCTGCCACAGGCCCCGCAATTTGCTGGGTAGTAGGCTAACCGCGCGAGCTTTCAAATCGACCCAGCCGGAGCGCTCCAGCTGGCGGCCGTGCCACTGGCCAATGGCTTCCGCGAGGTGCTGGGCCAGGGTGCGGTAATGCTGACGATGGTAATGGCGCAGGTTATTCGTAACGTCGGTGGGCGTTTGGATGAAGCCGCGCACATCAACCACAAAGCAGTTCTCGGCGGAAGCCACAAACTCCGCCAACGCCTGATTCATAAGGCCGTGGCGCGCTACAGCCCCCTTTTCGCCGGAATTAGACACCTCGATTTCAGTACCATTCAGAAAGAAAATGGGAACTTGTGGGGGTATCTGGGTGCGCAGCCACCGCAAATTTTCCTGAAACAGCGCGGGCGTAATCTGGCCTACATAGGCAAACTCCTGCTGGAACCGACGCAGGAGGGCTTCATCCAGTCCCTGAAAGCGACGCTGAGCATATTTCGCGGCTTGGGTGGCCGGATCTACCTGCATAAGGTTCTGATAGCCCCCGAAAGGCACCTGTAGGCCTGTAGCCTTTTCGCGGTACAAATCCTGCGTATAGTCCATGAGCGGGCTGTACACCAGCACATCGTACTGCTCGTTCCAGAGCTTTGTATCGAAAGCTTCCTGGCCTAAAAACGGCAAAGCAGCGGCCAGGCGTTGCTGCTCGGCCCTAGGCCACTCGCGGCCCGCACGCAGCAGCTCCGTGTGCTCTACATGGACGGGAATTTGGTACTCGTTGTTATAGTTAAATTCCTCTTCCACTTCCAGCTGAAACGCCTGCAGAAACGGCGTCAGTTGGCCCAGGTCGCAGCCGCCTTTCAGCAGCACGCGCAGGTGGGCGGGGGCAGTGCTATCGGCCGGAGGCGTAGGCCTATTCGGTGTCGGCTGAGCCGTTGCTACGGTAATCCAGTCAGGATAATCAGTGGTATTCAGAGTGGTGGCCACTTCTCCCTGCACCTCTAACTTAGGGAAACCCAGGTGCGCGTAGGTGAATTGCTCCACGCCCAAATGCAGGATGCGGCAGGAGAAAACCAGTTGCTCCAGTCGGTTTTCGGGTAGGTTTAGGCAGTAGATTCCTACGAGGCCGTAATCCCCGAACCGGTCGTGCACACGCACCGTGCCCCACCGCCGCGTAGCGTCCGCGAAGCTGGCCGAAAGCGCTTCTTTTGTAACGCGGCGCTTGGTAAAATTCAGTTGATTAGAGCGGTTGATCAGTTCCTCGATTCGACCTAAATCCGGCAATACTGCCGAGCCTTCCTGAAACTGAATGTTTACCTGAGCATCGCGCAGGAAAGCCAGATTATCATTGTAGGCAGCGCGGGCTTCTTGCTGGCGCTCCAGCAATTTGTATTGTTCCAGGCGCGAAAACCCGGGGTCGGGCTTGCCACTGGCGCGCAGCAACGGGGCCAGGTGGCCTAGGTCGGCGGGGTCGGCTACCTGCAGCTCGGGGTTATAAAACTGCGCCTCAGCCCTATTGATGGGGTTATCATCCAGGAAAAGTGCGTTGGGTGCCCGCAGCTGCATCTGTTCCAGCAGCTCCTTAATAATCGGCCCCTTGGGCTGCCAACTGATTTGGGGAAACACAAACAGGTCGCGGATACCCAATTCCTGAAGTTTGGCCTCAGCGGGTGCAAAGTCATTTTTGCTGACGATGGTATGGACAATGCCACGCGCCGCCGTATCGCGCACCAGCTGCAGATTTTCCTCTATGGCTTCAATGGCTCCTTCCGACAGCGTACCGCGCCAAAACGTATCATCTAAATCCCAGATGACAACTTTAACGGGTTCGGGGAAAGCGAAATCAGGCATGAGAGAAGCAATTAATAATCGGGGTCCATACCGCCGCTACTGGGTGATGCAGCCCGTGCAGCAAAAGTACGGAAGCTCCGGCCGGAATGCCTACTTTTGCTGCCCTTACCCAACCGGCCAGTGGCCGGCCTCCCTCCTTTCGCATGGCCCTCGACCTCAATCATAAGTCTATTCTCGTAACCGGTGGCACCGGTTCGTTCGGTAAGCAGTTCGTCCAGACTGTCTTCGATAAATATCCGCAGGTAAAGCGCTTGGTGGTGTACTCCCGCGACGAGCTCAAGCAATACGAGATGTCGCAGATTTTCCCGCATGAAAAGTACCCCGCCATTCGGTACTTCATTGGGGATGTGCGCGACGCGGAGCGGATGAAGCGGGCCTGCGAGGGCATTGATATTATTGTGCACGCCGCGGCCCTTAAGCAGGTGCCGGCCGCCGAGTACAACCCGATGGAGTGCATCAAAACCAACATCTTCGGGGCCGAAAACGTGATTAATGCGGCCCTGGACTGCGGCGTGAAGGACGTTGTAGCCCTGAGCACCGACAAAGCGGCAGCGCCCATTAACCTGTATGGTGCCACCAAGCTATGCTCCGATAAGCTGTTTGTGGCCGCCAACAACATGAAAGGCTCCCGCGACCTGCGCTTCTCGGTGGTGCGCTACGGCAACGTAATCGGCTCCCGCGGCTCGGTGGTGCCATTTTTTCTGAACCGCCGTACGTCGGGCGTGCTGCCCATCACGCACCCCGATATGACGCGCTTCAACATTTCGCTGGAAGAGGGTGTAGACCTCGTGCTTTACGCGCTGGAGCACAGCTGGGGCGGCGAGATTTTCGTGCCCAAGATTCCGAGCTACAAGATCACGGAAGTAGCCAAAGCCATCGGCCCCAACTGCCGCCAAGAGATTGTGGGCATCCGGCCGGGCGAGAAGCTGCACGAGGAAATGATTACCGAAACAGACGCCTTGAGCACCGTGGAGTTGGATAAATACTACGTGATACTGCCCTTCACGCCGCGCTGGGACGTAGATGATTTCATCAAGCACTTCCGCGGCCGCCGCGTAGAGCCGGGCTTCCACTACGACTCCAGCAACAACACCGAATGGATGGACGCCGAGCAGATTCGGGAGGAAATCCGCCTGCACGTAGATGCGAGTTTTCAGGCCTAGAACCTTCGCACATTTATTGGTTTTTTATAAGAGAAGCCGCTTTCTATGGAGAGCGGCTTCTCTATTACCTTTGATTCTACTATGATCCAGTCTGCCTTCCAACCCACGCGCTCCATTGCCTACGGCCGCCAGCATATTACTCCCGAAGATGTGCAGGCCGTTACGGATACGCTCTATTCCGACTACCTTACGCAAGGCCCGAAAGTGGCCGAGTTTGAGGAGAAGTTTGCCGCGTACGTAGGCGCCAAATACGCCGTGGCGGTGGCCAACGGTACGGCCGCGCTGCACCTGTGCGCGCTGGCGTTGGGCGTGCAGCCGGGTCAGCGCGTCATTACTACGCCCATCACGTTCTCGGCTTCGGCCAACTGCGTGCGGTACTGCGGCGGCGAGGTGCATTTCGTGGATATAGACCCGGCCACGGCGCTTATTGATCTGGAAGCCGTGCGGCGTTTGCTGGAAATCCACCCCGTAGGCCACTTTCAGGGGCTGATTCCGGTGGATTTTGCGGGCCTTCCGGTAAATCTGGAGGCAGCGCGCAAACTCTGCGACGAGTTTGGCCTCTGGATGATTGAGGATAGCTGCCACGCCCCCGGCGGCTTTTTCACCGACTCGCTAGGCCAAGAGCAGCGCTGCGGCAACGGGCAGTTTGCCGATTTGGCCATCTTCAGCTTTCACCCTGTGAAGCACATTGCCACGGGCGAAGGCGGCATGATTACCACTAACAGCCCCGCCCTCTACGAGCACCTGCTGCGCCTGCGCACCCACGGCATCACCAAAGACCCGGCGCAGCTGGAGCGCCCTTCCGATGGCGGCTGGTACATGGAGATGCAGGAGCTCGGCTTCAACTACCGCATGCCCGATATGCTCTGCGCCCTCGGCATCAGCCAGCTCCGGCACGCGGAGACTGGCCTAGCGCGCCGCCGGGAGCTGGCCGCCCGCTACGATACGGCCTTTGCCGAGATGCTTACGGTAAGGCCACTGACCGGGGCTCCGGGCCACGCCTACCATTTGTATGTGATTCAGGTGGAAGACCGGAAGGGGCTGTACGATTTCCTGCGGGAGAAGCAGATTTTTGCGCAGGTGCACTATATTCCGGTGCATATTATGCCTTAT
Proteins encoded in this window:
- the pseB gene encoding UDP-N-acetylglucosamine 4,6-dehydratase (inverting), translating into MALDLNHKSILVTGGTGSFGKQFVQTVFDKYPQVKRLVVYSRDELKQYEMSQIFPHEKYPAIRYFIGDVRDAERMKRACEGIDIIVHAAALKQVPAAEYNPMECIKTNIFGAENVINAALDCGVKDVVALSTDKAAAPINLYGATKLCSDKLFVAANNMKGSRDLRFSVVRYGNVIGSRGSVVPFFLNRRTSGVLPITHPDMTRFNISLEEGVDLVLYALEHSWGGEIFVPKIPSYKITEVAKAIGPNCRQEIVGIRPGEKLHEEMITETDALSTVELDKYYVILPFTPRWDVDDFIKHFRGRRVEPGFHYDSSNNTEWMDAEQIREEIRLHVDASFQA
- the pseC gene encoding UDP-4-amino-4,6-dideoxy-N-acetyl-beta-L-altrosamine transaminase: MIQSAFQPTRSIAYGRQHITPEDVQAVTDTLYSDYLTQGPKVAEFEEKFAAYVGAKYAVAVANGTAALHLCALALGVQPGQRVITTPITFSASANCVRYCGGEVHFVDIDPATALIDLEAVRRLLEIHPVGHFQGLIPVDFAGLPVNLEAARKLCDEFGLWMIEDSCHAPGGFFTDSLGQEQRCGNGQFADLAIFSFHPVKHIATGEGGMITTNSPALYEHLLRLRTHGITKDPAQLERPSDGGWYMEMQELGFNYRMPDMLCALGISQLRHAETGLARRRELAARYDTAFAEMLTVRPLTGAPGHAYHLYVIQVEDRKGLYDFLREKQIFAQVHYIPVHIMPYYQQLGWRSGDFPLAEAYYAHCLSIPLFPSLTDEEQQYVIDCIREFVQG